From the genome of Niabella agricola, one region includes:
- a CDS encoding BT4734/BF3469 family protein, with protein MTVTIYSNIFEKVNGYRRPVSHLLDRIRNGRSRKRIEELRSCLDKDKAANLKKNLPSVCFSGEFSERFDDKLLKHSGLICLDFDNVANIPDKIEDLIQYDFVYAVWISPSGDGIKVLVRIADGKKHREHFRALQDVFPGIDPSGINESRVCYESYDPNIYVNEDATPFTTVKEVEKVEVRDVVTRTHEIFSNLLKWLTNKGDAFVTGERNTFIFKLASACCRFGIDESESISLINREFQLNQSTFSIKEGEQAIKSAYRSNKAHYGTATFEMGRLVDQETKREISVEEILSDDFKLNDVIYGIDVKENAISIYENGYEKLEGIGFEFDNHWKPKTRELTLLSGIGNYGKSSFDDWYKLNRAVLYGDRFGIFSPENNPAEEYYHNLTEILLGDDCTPRNPHKPAKRLYDQAYDFVSSHFFYVYPKEALSTPDYIMEKFFELIIKEKCNWFTIDPFNQLSNDYAKAGGRSDKYLEDVFSRFLRFTQQNNVYMNIIAHPKTMSKQSDGNYPEPDVFEIADGAMWNNKMDNILIYHRPFGQTDPRNPMCTITSKKIRRQKVVGVKGFTELKYFLADRRFFIEQEGVNVDILDHNLVRSGLTMFTDKQSEQQKLITTGWEAIDLDF; from the coding sequence ATGACAGTAACAATTTACAGTAATATTTTTGAAAAGGTAAATGGATACAGGCGGCCTGTGTCGCATTTATTGGATAGAATCAGAAATGGAAGAAGCCGGAAACGAATTGAGGAATTGCGTTCGTGCCTGGACAAGGATAAGGCTGCAAATCTCAAAAAGAACCTGCCATCTGTTTGTTTTTCAGGAGAATTCTCGGAAAGGTTTGATGATAAACTGCTGAAGCATTCAGGGTTGATTTGTTTGGACTTTGACAATGTAGCCAATATCCCGGATAAGATAGAGGATCTGATCCAGTATGATTTCGTGTATGCTGTGTGGATCAGCCCGTCTGGAGATGGCATAAAGGTTTTGGTTCGGATTGCTGATGGCAAAAAGCACAGGGAGCATTTTAGGGCACTTCAAGATGTATTTCCTGGCATTGACCCTTCCGGTATCAATGAAAGCAGAGTTTGCTACGAAAGTTATGATCCAAATATTTATGTCAATGAAGATGCAACACCATTCACAACAGTTAAGGAAGTCGAAAAAGTGGAGGTAAGGGATGTTGTAACCAGAACACATGAAATTTTCTCAAATCTTTTAAAATGGCTAACAAACAAAGGAGATGCCTTTGTGACAGGCGAGCGAAATACTTTCATATTCAAACTGGCATCGGCATGCTGCAGGTTTGGGATCGACGAATCGGAATCAATATCACTGATCAACCGAGAATTTCAACTGAACCAATCGACATTCTCAATCAAAGAGGGCGAGCAGGCTATAAAGTCGGCCTACAGGTCAAATAAGGCGCATTATGGCACTGCAACGTTTGAGATGGGCAGGTTGGTGGATCAAGAGACGAAACGCGAAATTTCGGTTGAGGAAATACTTTCTGACGATTTTAAACTTAACGACGTCATTTATGGGATTGATGTAAAGGAAAACGCGATCAGTATTTACGAAAATGGATATGAAAAATTAGAAGGGATCGGTTTTGAGTTTGATAACCACTGGAAGCCTAAGACTCGAGAACTCACATTGCTTTCTGGTATTGGCAACTACGGAAAATCATCATTCGACGACTGGTATAAACTAAATCGAGCGGTATTGTATGGTGATAGGTTTGGAATATTTAGTCCAGAGAATAACCCAGCAGAGGAGTATTATCATAATCTTACGGAAATACTTCTGGGCGACGACTGTACGCCGCGAAACCCACACAAACCAGCCAAGAGGCTTTACGACCAGGCATACGATTTTGTGAGTAGCCATTTCTTCTATGTGTACCCAAAAGAGGCACTTAGCACCCCGGATTACATCATGGAAAAGTTCTTTGAATTAATCATCAAAGAAAAATGTAACTGGTTTACTATCGATCCGTTTAATCAGCTTTCTAACGACTATGCAAAAGCTGGGGGGCGGAGTGATAAATATCTTGAGGATGTTTTCAGTAGGTTTTTGCGGTTCACACAACAGAACAATGTGTACATGAACATTATAGCACATCCCAAGACAATGAGCAAACAATCTGATGGAAACTATCCAGAGCCTGATGTATTTGAAATTGCTGATGGTGCGATGTGGAACAATAAAATGGATAACATCTTGATTTATCACAGGCCATTTGGCCAAACCGACCCGCGCAATCCAATGTGTACAATAACATCGAAAAAGATACGGAGGCAGAAGGTCGTAGGCGTTAAGGGTTTTACAGAACTTAAATACTTCCTGGCTGATCGTAGATTTTTTATTGAACAGGAAGGAGTGAATGTTGATATTCTTGATCACAACTTGGTAAGATCAGGGCTGACAATGTTCACAGATAAGCAATCGGAGCAGCAAAAATTGATAACAACAGGATGGGAAGCAATTGATTTAGATTTTTAA
- a CDS encoding DUF6745 domain-containing protein yields MKKEKLTTLTNDQEAQIPVIRDQWLNYILSCENRLDRDKAREGIEWLYSYCGKKRPVVIFMDSPFGCQVAANYFLKFFKDVPANIRGNIGDNIGANIRGNIWANIRGNIGDNIRGNIWANIRGNIWANIGANIRANIGDNIWANIGANKLEYHASSWYGNVGDYGWVAYMDYFFQMKMIHSDREDDFNTFKNLLLSGVYDMIQFEGLCIVSDMPTVILRNETGRLHSVDRPAIEFRDGTCYHYIHGVAISPDLWLKLSKKEYTFTDFMSERNEEVKSACLAFMDEKWGSEYLFRFISDHLKEVDTYVDKKDDVYLVGTTRGMNIGVYTLFKGELNDIRLAFVRCYCPSTDRMFFLCVDPSNSNAKDAIASLYRVPRKLQSEIKYIQRQGERYSTVFTEKGRGILKSLSNDDISDLTHLPGKQYFSLLKYEY; encoded by the coding sequence ATGAAAAAGGAAAAACTAACAACTCTCACAAACGATCAGGAGGCACAAATTCCAGTAATTAGGGATCAATGGCTGAATTATATTTTGTCATGCGAAAACAGACTGGATAGAGATAAGGCAAGAGAAGGAATTGAGTGGCTGTATTCATACTGCGGAAAGAAGAGGCCCGTTGTAATATTTATGGATAGTCCATTTGGGTGTCAGGTTGCTGCAAACTATTTTTTAAAATTTTTCAAAGATGTTCCGGCCAACATCCGGGGCAACATCGGGGACAACATCGGGGCCAACATCCGGGGCAACATCTGGGCCAACATCCGGGGCAACATCGGGGACAACATCCGGGGCAACATCTGGGCCAACATCCGGGGCAACATCTGGGCCAACATCGGGGCCAACATCCGGGCCAACATCGGGGACAACATCTGGGCCAACATCGGGGCCAACAAACTAGAGTATCATGCATCATCTTGGTATGGAAATGTTGGGGATTATGGATGGGTAGCGTATATGGACTATTTCTTTCAGATGAAAATGATTCACTCAGATCGAGAGGATGATTTCAATACGTTCAAGAATCTGTTATTGTCTGGTGTGTATGATATGATACAATTTGAGGGTCTGTGTATTGTTTCTGATATGCCAACTGTAATATTAAGAAACGAAACTGGAAGGCTTCACAGCGTTGATAGACCTGCCATTGAGTTTAGGGACGGAACATGCTATCATTATATCCATGGTGTTGCAATTAGTCCGGATCTATGGTTAAAACTTTCCAAAAAGGAATACACTTTCACGGATTTTATGTCAGAAAGGAATGAGGAGGTTAAATCCGCCTGCTTGGCATTCATGGACGAAAAGTGGGGTAGTGAATATCTGTTCCGTTTTATTTCTGATCATCTAAAAGAGGTTGATACGTACGTTGATAAGAAGGATGATGTTTACCTGGTAGGGACAACGCGTGGGATGAATATCGGTGTTTACACTCTTTTTAAAGGTGAGTTAAATGATATAAGGCTTGCCTTTGTCCGCTGTTATTGTCCGTCAACAGACCGCATGTTCTTCTTGTGTGTTGATCCGTCAAATAGCAACGCAAAAGACGCTATCGCTTCATTGTATCGAGTTCCGAGAAAGCTACAGAGCGAAATTAAATACATACAGAGGCAAGGAGAACGGTATTCTACGGTTTTTACTGAAAAGGGTAGAGGCATTCTTAAGTCCTTGTCAAATGATGATATATCAGACCTGACACACTTACCTGGAAAACAATATTTCTCACTTCTTAAATATGAATATTAA
- a CDS encoding NUMOD4 domain-containing protein, protein MTFKDKCGQIVTCKNCKIEFVYSLKNRVFCSVHCRDTYNWYKPKMSVCKKIENIDGEVWKIIPGYQKYMVSSIGRIKSVDKKWLTGEGYTALRQSPERILRTHLIHGYLKVALCKNGIEKGFAVHRLVAAAFIPNPSGKPQVNHINGIKYDNRVENLEWVTGKENVNHAIKIGLWKKKRKKRVYLNDDHKREVVVLYKSGIPILKISETLGVPYTSVYSVVKKYKSGASVFIKGRKVLSNEYGHIVKLREEGVCLSEVSKMYGVSPATISLIVKKYKHIQKVG, encoded by the coding sequence ATGACTTTTAAAGATAAGTGTGGGCAAATAGTGACTTGCAAAAATTGCAAAATCGAGTTTGTGTATAGTCTTAAAAATAGAGTGTTCTGCAGTGTGCATTGCCGCGATACCTATAATTGGTATAAGCCCAAAATGTCGGTGTGTAAGAAAATAGAAAATATTGATGGGGAGGTGTGGAAAATCATTCCCGGGTATCAAAAGTACATGGTAAGTTCAATTGGGAGGATTAAATCTGTTGATAAGAAATGGTTAACGGGGGAAGGATACACAGCACTACGGCAAAGCCCAGAACGGATCTTACGAACCCATCTGATTCACGGATATTTAAAGGTTGCTCTTTGTAAAAATGGCATTGAAAAGGGGTTTGCCGTCCATAGACTCGTGGCAGCTGCATTCATACCTAATCCATCAGGGAAACCTCAAGTAAACCATATTAATGGAATTAAGTATGACAACAGAGTTGAAAATCTTGAGTGGGTTACAGGAAAAGAAAATGTAAATCATGCGATAAAGATTGGTTTATGGAAGAAAAAACGAAAGAAGCGCGTGTATTTAAATGATGACCATAAAAGAGAAGTGGTTGTACTGTACAAGTCGGGTATACCAATATTGAAGATTTCAGAAACGTTGGGCGTTCCGTATACATCTGTGTACTCGGTAGTGAAAAAATACAAGTCCGGGGCTTCGGTGTTTATTAAAGGTCGGAAGGTTTTGAGCAATGAATACGGGCACATTGTGAAGCTTAGAGAAGAAGGGGTTTGTTTGTCGGAAGTGTCAAAAATGTATGGTGTGTCGCCAGCTACCATAAGTCTTATAGTCAAGAAATATAAACATATTCAGAAAGTAGGTTAA
- a CDS encoding HNH endonuclease has product MKKGDRKKVFEKYGGRCAYCGCELGDKWQVDHAISKCYWFYVNSSDPEGVNHIDNLKPACVPCNHYKRSQCVDDINGGHNGFRSYMLSFHKRLARLPKKTGLERTRRRIAYMNVIAEKYGITPEKPFNGVFYFETIKKGGGE; this is encoded by the coding sequence ATGAAAAAAGGCGACCGTAAAAAAGTATTTGAAAAATATGGAGGCCGCTGCGCTTACTGCGGGTGCGAGTTGGGAGACAAATGGCAGGTAGATCACGCGATAAGCAAATGCTACTGGTTTTATGTAAACAGTTCTGATCCGGAGGGGGTGAATCATATTGACAATCTGAAGCCCGCCTGCGTGCCGTGTAATCACTACAAAAGGTCTCAGTGTGTAGATGACATCAATGGCGGCCACAACGGATTCCGGTCCTATATGCTTTCATTTCATAAGCGATTGGCCCGGTTACCAAAGAAGACCGGTTTAGAACGAACCAGGCGCCGGATAGCCTACATGAATGTGATCGCAGAAAAGTATGGCATCACACCAGAAAAGCCGTTTAATGGGGTATTCTATTTTGAAACAATTAAAAAAGGAGGTGGAGAATGA
- a CDS encoding DUF551 domain-containing protein, with product MDNQQHIADSQRPGGVVVIPELNGWVSVTDRLPVPFESVLLFGIINAPGYMNECCEMGYYNEKFIVYRSMPEIEEFEITHWHQLPDPPRY from the coding sequence ATGGATAATCAACAACACATAGCAGACAGCCAGCGCCCCGGAGGGGTTGTGGTGATACCGGAATTGAACGGATGGGTGAGTGTGACGGATCGGTTACCGGTGCCTTTTGAATCGGTTCTTCTATTTGGAATAATCAACGCTCCCGGGTATATGAATGAGTGTTGTGAAATGGGATATTATAACGAGAAATTCATTGTTTATCGTTCCATGCCTGAAATAGAGGAATTTGAAATCACTCATTGGCACCAGCTGCCAGATCCACCACGATATTAA
- a CDS encoding ASCH/PUA domain-containing protein: MVHELKTHPKYFSALLAGSKTFEVRKNDRDYKIGDELLLKEYDPDDDEIVPEPYTGRILHRRIDYILHGGQYGIEPGYCVMSISKI; the protein is encoded by the coding sequence ATGGTACACGAATTAAAAACACACCCGAAATACTTCAGTGCCCTGTTAGCAGGAAGTAAAACATTTGAAGTCAGAAAAAACGACCGGGATTATAAAATCGGCGATGAACTCCTTTTGAAGGAATATGACCCGGATGATGATGAGATTGTGCCCGAGCCATACACAGGCCGCATCCTGCACCGGAGAATTGATTATATCCTGCATGGTGGACAGTACGGTATCGAACCCGGTTACTGTGTGATGTCAATTTCTAAAATTTAA
- a CDS encoding DUF7352 domain-containing protein, which translates to MKAIYKYPIPVQEKYAIELPKDAQIIRVEDVDGLFFLWAIVETDPDHPTEKRCLEFYKTGQPIETPTERLRFLGTCKLFIMQELCLYVFENFYETNTINNYEVRS; encoded by the coding sequence ATGAAAGCAATTTATAAATACCCAATACCGGTACAAGAAAAGTACGCCATTGAACTGCCTAAGGATGCTCAGATCATCCGGGTAGAGGATGTGGATGGTCTTTTCTTCTTATGGGCAATCGTTGAAACAGACCCGGATCATCCGACGGAAAAACGATGCCTTGAGTTTTATAAAACAGGACAGCCGATTGAAACGCCAACTGAGCGGCTCCGTTTTCTGGGCACCTGTAAACTTTTTATTATGCAGGAACTCTGCCTATATGTGTTCGAAAACTTCTATGAAACCAATACAATAAATAACTATGAAGTACGGAGCTAA
- a CDS encoding YopX family protein codes for MKREIIFRGKRVDNGEWVYGCLVTGFDERKGRESVDITYQQFEGASMDYPYPIVTTFYSEVIPETVGQYTGLTDMNGKMIFEGDVFFEEIEHSWGDDRYYFVITWISEWAMFSALSISEYNEYLDTGIEHLDRMISFNIEPDDIEKLHRAGNIHDNPELIK; via the coding sequence ATGAAAAGAGAAATAATTTTCCGCGGGAAGCGGGTAGATAACGGCGAATGGGTTTACGGATGCCTGGTTACAGGATTTGACGAGCGTAAGGGTCGAGAAAGCGTAGATATAACCTATCAGCAGTTTGAAGGCGCAAGCATGGATTATCCATATCCAATAGTTACTACTTTTTATAGCGAGGTCATCCCCGAAACAGTGGGCCAGTACACTGGGTTAACGGACATGAACGGGAAAATGATCTTTGAGGGGGATGTGTTCTTTGAGGAGATAGAGCATAGTTGGGGCGACGATCGATATTACTTTGTTATCACCTGGATATCAGAATGGGCAATGTTCTCTGCACTGTCTATTTCGGAGTACAACGAGTACCTGGACACCGGAATTGAGCACCTTGATAGAATGATTTCTTTTAATATTGAACCCGATGATATTGAAAAGCTACATCGGGCTGGCAACATTCACGATAACCCGGAACTGATAAAATGA
- a CDS encoding helix-turn-helix domain-containing protein: MNLRTELYSKASQAAGLPFEAVSGKTRQGDAPLARQIAHFHAKESLGLGCSEAARLFGVDHTTILHGVKRINGLFKSNDPRAIDMYRKFTGYSLDDVHRAHKVVYHTSGWFKVFDLYKKEIAVLSKQMLSREAFAATCEAAAKFFVTNGDELEVQMDKRDFIKLFTLVR, from the coding sequence ATGAATTTAAGAACAGAATTATACAGTAAAGCCAGCCAAGCGGCAGGATTGCCCTTTGAGGCTGTTAGTGGCAAAACAAGACAAGGGGACGCCCCTTTGGCGAGGCAGATTGCTCATTTTCACGCAAAGGAGTCTTTGGGTCTTGGCTGTTCAGAGGCGGCGAGATTGTTCGGTGTTGATCACACTACAATATTGCATGGAGTAAAACGGATAAATGGCTTGTTTAAGTCAAATGACCCACGGGCAATTGATATGTACAGGAAATTTACAGGCTATTCCCTGGATGATGTGCATAGGGCGCACAAAGTTGTTTATCATACTTCTGGATGGTTTAAAGTATTTGACCTTTACAAGAAAGAAATAGCGGTGTTATCCAAACAGATGCTTAGCAGGGAAGCTTTTGCAGCAACATGCGAGGCTGCAGCTAAGTTTTTCGTTACAAATGGCGATGAGTTGGAGGTTCAGATGGACAAAAGAGATTTTATAAAACTTTTTACACTGGTTAGATGA
- a CDS encoding helix-turn-helix domain-containing protein — MAKTTGKAGAKKTKKSGSEEQEIPTYHIRIMELIDERRAITGETDTAVFADLGYVQSSISPLRLNRQFFPTSKIIAAKKLFGVSYDWIFGETDHRDTVIVPVNATLQALVKEAVQKELKIYFSGKK, encoded by the coding sequence ATGGCAAAAACGACTGGAAAAGCTGGAGCAAAAAAAACTAAGAAATCAGGATCTGAAGAACAGGAAATTCCGACGTATCATATCCGTATTATGGAGCTTATTGATGAACGCAGGGCTATAACCGGTGAAACAGACACCGCTGTGTTCGCTGATCTTGGCTATGTACAAAGCTCAATTTCGCCACTTAGATTAAATAGGCAATTTTTTCCAACATCCAAGATAATAGCAGCGAAAAAACTGTTTGGTGTTAGCTATGATTGGATTTTCGGAGAAACAGATCACCGCGATACCGTAATTGTTCCGGTAAATGCAACATTGCAGGCTCTGGTAAAGGAAGCTGTTCAGAAGGAGTTAAAGATCTACTTTTCGGGTAAAAAATAA
- a CDS encoding adenine nucleotide alpha hydrolase family protein produces the protein MTYNNSDELCQIMAERQKGVTLLRFSCGKDAIASYIQLKRYFHTIIPIYHYLHPDLDFVNDSLVYYEEVMGTHIYRVPNQMLYKHLNSGLFQDLHSWNAIKRMQLPNFDNDEVNVFIKEDLGLDPGLYTAIGVRAADSLNRRRSIKMHGAVNHNRLTFFPVYDWNMEKLTDEIQQSGIKLPVDYKIWGKSFDGLDFRFIKPLKDNFPNDYEKLKQLFPLINVELQRYGY, from the coding sequence ATGACATATAACAATTCTGATGAACTTTGTCAAATAATGGCTGAAAGGCAAAAGGGGGTGACACTCCTGCGGTTTTCATGCGGAAAGGATGCTATTGCGTCATATATTCAACTGAAGCGATACTTTCACACTATCATCCCGATTTATCACTACCTGCACCCTGATCTGGATTTTGTCAATGATTCGTTAGTGTACTATGAAGAAGTTATGGGAACGCATATTTACAGGGTGCCAAATCAGATGTTGTATAAGCATTTAAACAGCGGACTTTTCCAGGACTTACACAGCTGGAATGCGATAAAAAGGATGCAGTTGCCAAACTTTGACAATGACGAGGTGAATGTATTCATCAAGGAAGATTTAGGACTGGATCCAGGCTTATACACGGCTATTGGTGTGCGTGCAGCGGATTCTCTAAACAGGAGAAGGTCAATCAAGATGCACGGAGCGGTAAACCATAATAGGCTTACGTTCTTTCCGGTGTATGATTGGAATATGGAGAAGTTAACGGACGAAATACAGCAATCTGGCATAAAGCTGCCTGTAGATTACAAAATATGGGGAAAGTCGTTTGATGGCCTGGACTTCAGGTTCATAAAACCATTAAAAGATAATTTCCCCAATGATTATGAGAAACTGAAACAATTATTTCCCTTAATAAACGTAGAATTGCAACGATATGGCTATTAA
- a CDS encoding PBSX family phage terminase large subunit — translation MIKIQEPYKPLYTSDKFIILITGGRGSGKSFNAATFIERLSFEKGHKMLYSRYTMTAANISVIPEFTNKIELEGFQNQFTVTTKDIINTFSESQIMFRGIKTSSGNQTANLKSIEGLTTFIGDEMEEWESEDDFDKLVLSIRQKGIQNRVILIMNPSDSEHFVYKKYIENTHKIVNIDGVDVQISTHPDVLHIHTSYLDNIEHLADQFLNTIQGIKEKSIKDSTVNGILDKEKFLHSKYATKVIGRWTDTPEGAIYTNWEEGEFDESLPYGYGQDYGFMVDPDTLIRCAVDNKRMRVYVDEEYYDRAQLSTDQLYEMNKSRIKRPNDLIVADSAEARLIADLRAKGLNIVECEKGQGSVTAGIKALQSYTIVVTPRSNNVKRELRNYKWSDKKAGIPIDDYNHAMDSLRYISKRLGIKTMDLAPILAGGF, via the coding sequence ATGATAAAGATTCAGGAGCCATATAAGCCATTATATACATCTGATAAGTTTATAATTCTCATTACTGGTGGCAGGGGATCTGGCAAGAGCTTTAATGCCGCCACCTTTATTGAGCGCTTGTCCTTTGAGAAGGGGCATAAGATGTTATACAGCCGTTATACAATGACGGCGGCCAATATTTCTGTTATTCCTGAATTTACCAATAAGATTGAGCTAGAAGGGTTCCAAAACCAATTCACCGTTACCACAAAGGATATCATTAATACCTTTTCTGAGTCTCAAATCATGTTCCGGGGTATCAAGACGTCGTCCGGTAACCAGACGGCCAACTTAAAGTCTATCGAAGGGCTTACAACCTTCATCGGTGATGAAATGGAGGAGTGGGAGAGTGAGGATGATTTTGACAAATTGGTTCTTTCCATCCGGCAGAAGGGAATCCAGAACCGGGTAATACTGATCATGAACCCATCAGATAGTGAACACTTTGTATACAAGAAATATATTGAGAACACTCACAAGATTGTCAACATTGACGGGGTAGATGTTCAGATCAGCACGCACCCGGATGTCTTGCATATTCATACATCGTACCTTGACAATATTGAACACCTGGCTGATCAGTTTCTAAATACAATCCAGGGGATAAAGGAAAAAAGCATAAAGGATAGCACCGTTAATGGCATCCTGGACAAGGAAAAGTTTCTACACAGTAAATATGCCACTAAGGTGATCGGCCGCTGGACGGATACGCCGGAGGGAGCCATTTACACTAATTGGGAGGAGGGCGAGTTTGATGAATCTCTACCATACGGCTATGGACAGGATTACGGATTTATGGTTGACCCTGATACGCTAATCCGGTGCGCTGTTGACAATAAGCGAATGCGGGTGTATGTCGATGAGGAATATTATGACCGCGCTCAGCTGAGTACCGACCAACTGTACGAAATGAATAAGAGCAGGATAAAGAGGCCTAATGATTTAATTGTGGCTGATTCAGCGGAGGCTAGATTAATTGCAGACCTTAGAGCCAAGGGTTTGAATATTGTTGAGTGTGAGAAGGGGCAAGGATCTGTAACGGCCGGTATTAAAGCCCTGCAGTCGTACACCATTGTGGTGACACCCCGTAGCAATAATGTGAAAAGGGAGCTGCGGAACTACAAATGGAGCGATAAGAAGGCGGGGATCCCGATTGACGACTACAACCACGCCATGGACTCTTTACGCTATATTAGCAAGCGCCTGGGAATAAAGACAATGGACCTCGCCCCGATACTGGCAGGTGGATTTTAA